The genomic stretch GGTGTCAAAGTCGATCGCCCCGATCCCTTCCTGGTTCGCGCGATGTCGAACCTGGTGATCCCCGTGGGGAAGAAGCGGATCCTGGTGCGGGCCCGCAATGGATCGCGATTGTATATTGACGAGAAGTTGGTCGCAGAAACGGGCTTTCATAAGATTACGAATAGTGGTCACGACAAAGTGTATGATGTCGACCTGAGCCTGGCGCCCAACATTCGCCCGTTGCACCGAGGCGATCAGGAAAAGGTGATTGAGTTCACTGGGGATGGTAAGCCACACCGCGTGCGGTTCGAAATGATCGTGGGTGGTTCGCGTCATCGGCCCGACTTCGGTGAGACGGCGGTCTTCATCGGCGATCCCGGAAAAGACTTCCAACTGCTGACTCCTTCCGATCAGGTGGTGATGCTGACCGACGCAGACTGGACTGCGTTCGAACAACAGTATCGGTATGACCTTATCTCAGTGAATGCAGAGCGTCGCCGGTCAGTAGCGCAAAAAGAAGACCAGTACTGGGGCTGGCGACACAAGCTGGCGAAAGAGGAAGTACTCAAACAGCCTAAAGCGAAAATACCTGTCGCAGCGAAAGGTCTGCGGGCCAACAATGCCATCGACCATTTCATTAACCAGCGACTGTCGAAAGAAAATGCAAAACAGTCTGCACCGCTGAGCGATCTGGCTTTCCTGAGACGACTGTCACTGGATACGACCGGGACCGTCCCTGCGCCTGCCCTGGTGCAAGAGTATCTGGCACAGAAGCCGGAGAATCGTCGCAGTTTCGCGATCGAGCGACTGGTCAACGATCCCGCCTGGGCAGACAGCTGGGTTGGTTACTGGCAGGACGTGCTGGCAGAAAACCCAAACATTGTTAATCCAACGCTCAATAACACCGGGCCATTCCGCTGGTGGATTCACGAGTCCTTCTATGACAACAAGCCCTTCGACCGTTTCCTGACCGAACTGGTGATGATGGAAGGCAGCAAATACTTCGGTGGTCCCGCCGGGTTCGAGATGGCATCGCAGAACGATGCTCCCATGGCGGCTAAGGCACATATTATCGGCCAGGCCTTCCTCGGTTTGAACATGAAGTGTGCTCGCTGTCACGATGCCCCGTTCCATGACTTCAAACAACGGGATCTGTTCAGCCTGGCAGCAATGCTCAAGCGGTCTCCGCAGGGCGTGCCTAAGACCAGCTCGATTCCTGGCTTCGATCCCAAGTCGAACTCGATGCTCGTTTCGGTAACACTGCTGCCGGGCGAGAACGTCACTCCGGAATGGACGTTTGAAGAACTGGTCAAGCCGGGCAAGTTCCCAGAGAGCTATCTGCGATCCGAGAAAGATACGCGCGAGAAACTGGCGGCGATTATTACGTCTCCTCAGAACGAGCGGTTTGCCAACGTGCTAGTGAACCGGGTCTGGAAGCGCTACCTGGGCCATGGCCTGGTGGAACCCGTTGATGACTGGGATGGCCAGGAGCCGTCACATCCTGAATTGTTGAAGTACCTGTCACAACAGTTCGTGTTACACGGTTATGACATGAAGCAGCTGGCCCGGCTGATTTTCGAATCGGACCTCTATCAGCGGCAGGCATCGACGGATCGCGCCACGGTTCAGGCACTCTTGGATACAACTTACAATTTCTCATCGCCGGTATTGCGGCGGATGGAAGCAGAACAGATTGTGGATTCGTTGTTCGCGATTTGTGGTAAGCCTCTGGACGCCGGTCCGATGTGCATCGACATTGACGGGGCGCGTCACTATCACAACTCGCTTGACCTGGGCATCCCGCGACGGGCCTGGCAGTTTACGTCTCCTTCGAATGAGCGTGACCGGCCCAGCCTGGCACTCCCCTTCGGTCAGCCCTTCATCACGCTGATGAAAACATTCGGCTGGCGGGACACGCGTCAGCATCCGGTTACCGTCCGCGAATATGCTTCGACGGCGCTGCAACCGGCGATTCTGGCGAATGGTTTACTGGGGCAGCGTTTCACACGTCTGTCGGACGACAGTGACTTTACGGAACTGGCGCTGCAGGAGCAGTCGCTGGAAGCTTTGATTCAGAAAACATTCATGAAGACTCTCACGCGTGAACCGACGGCGGAAGAGCTCAAGCTCTTTACGGATCTGTTACAGTCCGGATATGCAGAGCGGGTGAACCCGGGGGCCGAGATCGTGACCCGTGAGCGCCTGCCACGCAATCTGGTGAGCTGGTCAAATCATGTCAGCCCGCGGGCTAATGAAGTAAAGGTCGAGCTGGAGGTTGCCGTCAAGAAAGGCGACCCGCCGACACAGCGTCTGAAGGACGACTGGAGGAACCGTTACGAGGATCTGCTCTGGTCGCTGCTGAATTCGCCCGAGTTTCTGTTTCTACCCTGACAGGCATGTGTACATGTGGTCTGGCGAGCGAGATATCCCTGTTATTCAGGGGTTTCCCTCAAAAATTTTATAAATTGGACAATCAATATATAATTAAGCGTGAGATCGACATGATGTCCGGTATAGTAATCTGGATCACGAGTTAAATCCTCGTGGCATGCTTGTGTACAGTACGTTTGTCAGTGTCGGCACCACCGGTTTCTGACGAATCTCGCCTGCTGTGACGTCTCAATTGAGAACCTGATATTCTGGAATTGCCCGCTATGAACCACCTGGCATACATTAAGCGTTCCCTGTGCCTGCTGAGTCTTTCGCTCGTCCTGCCTCTGTCTGCGAGCCCCGCTCACGCTGAAAAAGAAAAACCAGCCGAAGCCAAACCGACCAGTTACCGGGAAATGATTCTTTCGAATCAGCCCACCCTCTACTGGGACTTTGAAGCCTCCCTGCCGGAAGGTTATCCCAGTGTCGCGGCTGATAAAAAGCAGCCCTTGAAAGCCCTGGTCCATGGTCAGGCTCCCAAGTCGGCTGCCGGCCCCCGTCCTTCTGAGTTTCCGCTGTTTGATAAGAAAAACAATGCCGCACAATTTAAAGCCGGCGCTGGTTACCTGCGGGTTGTCGACCCGGGGGAAAAGAGTCCGCTGGATTTCACTGCCGGCGACTCCATCACTGTGGAAGCCTGGATCAATCTGAATTCAACAGACGCTGGTCGTCACTACTATATCATTGGTAAAGGTCGCACCAACCGCAAAGGAGTTGCCCGGGACAATCAGAACTATGCCCTGCGGGTGACCGGTTCGGAGATCAGCTTCCTGTTCCGTGGCAAGCCGGACAAAAAAGATGTGAAGCCTGACTATCATCGCTGGACTTCCACCGGTGCCGGGATCAGTGCCCACAACTGGCATCATGTCGCGGTGACTTATACCTTCGGTAAGAAGAAAAGTCTGAATGCGTATGTCGACGGTCAGTCGGTCAAAGGTAAATGGGACATGGGCGGCGATACCACCTATGCTCCCGTCGTCGACAATGACGAAGTCTGGATCGGTTCCTCTATGGGAGGATCGGCCCGCAGTTCATTCGATGGACTGATGGATGAACTGGCCGTGTATCGCAAGGTGCTGCCCGCGAAAGAAATTACCGCACACTTTAAATATGTCACTCCCAAGCCGACCATCGACTGGACTTCGGTTCCCAGCGATCGCGTGCAGGTCGATATTTACGAAGGGATTCCGAACAAGAAGTCCTGGCAGTTCCGTCCGCCTCGTCTCGCGGAGACCTTCACTCAGCCTCACTTCGCCCTGATTGAAATCCCCAACCGGTATTCGGAAAAGGGTGTGAAAGTTGATCGTCCTGATCCTTTCCTGGTTCGGGCGATGTGCAACCTGACGCTGCCCAAAGGGAAGAAACGAATCCTGGTACGGGCCCGTAATGGATCGCGGTTGTATATTGATGACAAGCTGGTTGCAGAGACCGCGTTCCACAACATTTCCGGCAGTGCTCACGGTACCGTCTTCGATGTTGATCTGAGTCTGGCTCCGAATATTCGTCCGCTGCACCGTGGGGATCATGAAAAAGTGATCGAGTACACGGGTGACGGCAAGCCGCATCGCGTGCGGTTCGAAATGATTGTGGGTGGTTCACGTCATCGTCCCGACTTCGGTGAAACTGCCGTCTTCATCGGCGATCCCGGTAAAGACTTCCAGCTGCTGACTCCCTCTGACAAAGTTGTCATGCTGACCGATGCAGACTGGCTGCCGTTCGCACGTCAGTACCGTTACGATCAGATTGCCATCAATGCAGAGCGTCGTCAGGCGGCCTCGAAAAAAGAAGCCGAGTACTGGGACTGGCGGCACAAGCTGGCGAAAGAGGAAGTACTCAAACAGCCTCAGGTCAAAGTACCTGCTGCAGCGAAAGGTCTGCGAGCCAACAACGCCATCGATCACTTCATTAACCAGCGTCTGTCCAAGGAAAATGCCAAACAGGCTGCACCGCTGAACGATCTGGCTTTCCTGCGTCGGCTGTCACTCGATACAACGGGGACCGTGCCTTCGCCTGAACTGGTGAAAGAGTACCTGGCAGAGAAGCCTGAGAATCGTCGCAGTTTCGCGATCGAGCGACTGCTCAACGATCCCGCCTGGGCTGATAACTGGGTCGGATACTGGCAGGATGTGCTGGCAGAAAATCCGAATATCGTTAATCCGACATTGAACAATACGGGGCCATTCCGCTGGTGGATTCACGAGTCCTTCTATGACAACAAGCCCTTCGACCGTTTCCTGACCGAACTGGTGATGATGGAAGGCAGCAAATACTTTGGTGGTCCTGCCGGCTTTGAAATGGCTTCGCAGAATGACGCTCCCATGGCGGCGAAAGCACATATTATCGGTCAGGCCTTTCTCGGCTTGAACATGAAGTGTGCCCGCTGTCACGATGCCCCGTTCCATGATTTCAAACAACGGGATCTATTCAGCCTGGCGGCGATGCTCAAGCGGTCTCCGCAGGGCGTGCCTAAGACCAGTTCGATTCCCGGCTTCGATCCCAAGTCAAACTCGATGCTCGTTTCGGTGACTCTGCTGCCGGGCGAGAACGTGACTCCAGAATGGACGTTTGAAGAACTGGTCAAGCCGGGTAAATTCCCCGCGAATTACCTGCGCTCCGAAAAAGACACGCGTGAAAAACTGGCGGCGATTATCACATCTCCTCAGAACGAGCGGTTCGCCAATGTGCTTGTCAACCGGGTCTGGAAACGGTACCTGGGCCATGGTCTGGTAGAACCGGTCGATGACTGGGATGGCCAGGAGCCGTCGCATCCTGAGCTGTTGAAGTACCTGTCACAACAGTTCGTGTTACACGGTTATGACATGAAGCAGCTGGCACGGATGATCTTCGAATCGGACCTCTACCAGCGCGAAGCATCGACTGATCTGACCACCGTACAGGGGCTGTTTGATACCACCTATAACTTCTCATCGCCGGTACTGCGGCGGATGGAAGCAGAACAGATTGTAGACTCATTGTTCGCGGTCTGTGGTAAGCCACTGGACGCCGGCCGGATGTGTATCGACATCGATGGTTCCCGCGATTACCACAGCTCACTCGACCTGGGTACGCCGCGTCGGGCCTGGCAGTTTACGTCTCCCTCAAACGAGCGTGACCGGCCCAGCCTGGCACTGCCTTTCGGTCAGCCTTTCATTACGCTGATGAAAACGTTTGGCTGGCG from Gimesia chilikensis encodes the following:
- a CDS encoding DUF1553 domain-containing protein, which translates into the protein MNYLAYVKRSLCLLSLTLALPLAANLSFADKQNGGTSTPSSYRELILANQPALYWDFTKPASEGGYVSVTADDKQLKPLSALVRGQAPQAAAGPRPSEFPLFDNQNQSARFKAGDGFLRVVDPGEESPLDFAAGDEMTIEAWVNPASIKAGRFLYIIGKGRTNRKGVAADNQNYSLRLTGSEISFLFCTQPEKQGEKPTYHRWTSTGAGLSALSWHHIALTYQFSKKQSLQAYINGQPVKGKWDVGGDTSRPPVVDNDEVWIGSSMGGSVNSSFDGLLDELAVYRKVLTAKQISAHFKYVAPEVKIDWTAVPSDRVQVEIHEGVPNKKSWQFRPPRLAETFTVPHFALIEIPNRYSEKGVKVDRPDPFLVRAMSNLVIPVGKKRILVRARNGSRLYIDEKLVAETGFHKITNSGHDKVYDVDLSLAPNIRPLHRGDQEKVIEFTGDGKPHRVRFEMIVGGSRHRPDFGETAVFIGDPGKDFQLLTPSDQVVMLTDADWTAFEQQYRYDLISVNAERRRSVAQKEDQYWGWRHKLAKEEVLKQPKAKIPVAAKGLRANNAIDHFINQRLSKENAKQSAPLSDLAFLRRLSLDTTGTVPAPALVQEYLAQKPENRRSFAIERLVNDPAWADSWVGYWQDVLAENPNIVNPTLNNTGPFRWWIHESFYDNKPFDRFLTELVMMEGSKYFGGPAGFEMASQNDAPMAAKAHIIGQAFLGLNMKCARCHDAPFHDFKQRDLFSLAAMLKRSPQGVPKTSSIPGFDPKSNSMLVSVTLLPGENVTPEWTFEELVKPGKFPESYLRSEKDTREKLAAIITSPQNERFANVLVNRVWKRYLGHGLVEPVDDWDGQEPSHPELLKYLSQQFVLHGYDMKQLARLIFESDLYQRQASTDRATVQALLDTTYNFSSPVLRRMEAEQIVDSLFAICGKPLDAGPMCIDIDGARHYHNSLDLGIPRRAWQFTSPSNERDRPSLALPFGQPFITLMKTFGWRDTRQHPVTVREYASTALQPAILANGLLGQRFTRLSDDSDFTELALQEQSLEALIQKTFMKTLTREPTAEELKLFTDLLQSGYAERVNPGAEIVTRERLPRNLVSWSNHVSPRANEVKVELEVAVKKGDPPTQRLKDDWRNRYEDLLWSLLNSPEFLFLP
- a CDS encoding DUF1553 domain-containing protein → MNHLAYIKRSLCLLSLSLVLPLSASPAHAEKEKPAEAKPTSYREMILSNQPTLYWDFEASLPEGYPSVAADKKQPLKALVHGQAPKSAAGPRPSEFPLFDKKNNAAQFKAGAGYLRVVDPGEKSPLDFTAGDSITVEAWINLNSTDAGRHYYIIGKGRTNRKGVARDNQNYALRVTGSEISFLFRGKPDKKDVKPDYHRWTSTGAGISAHNWHHVAVTYTFGKKKSLNAYVDGQSVKGKWDMGGDTTYAPVVDNDEVWIGSSMGGSARSSFDGLMDELAVYRKVLPAKEITAHFKYVTPKPTIDWTSVPSDRVQVDIYEGIPNKKSWQFRPPRLAETFTQPHFALIEIPNRYSEKGVKVDRPDPFLVRAMCNLTLPKGKKRILVRARNGSRLYIDDKLVAETAFHNISGSAHGTVFDVDLSLAPNIRPLHRGDHEKVIEYTGDGKPHRVRFEMIVGGSRHRPDFGETAVFIGDPGKDFQLLTPSDKVVMLTDADWLPFARQYRYDQIAINAERRQAASKKEAEYWDWRHKLAKEEVLKQPQVKVPAAAKGLRANNAIDHFINQRLSKENAKQAAPLNDLAFLRRLSLDTTGTVPSPELVKEYLAEKPENRRSFAIERLLNDPAWADNWVGYWQDVLAENPNIVNPTLNNTGPFRWWIHESFYDNKPFDRFLTELVMMEGSKYFGGPAGFEMASQNDAPMAAKAHIIGQAFLGLNMKCARCHDAPFHDFKQRDLFSLAAMLKRSPQGVPKTSSIPGFDPKSNSMLVSVTLLPGENVTPEWTFEELVKPGKFPANYLRSEKDTREKLAAIITSPQNERFANVLVNRVWKRYLGHGLVEPVDDWDGQEPSHPELLKYLSQQFVLHGYDMKQLARMIFESDLYQREASTDLTTVQGLFDTTYNFSSPVLRRMEAEQIVDSLFAVCGKPLDAGRMCIDIDGSRDYHSSLDLGTPRRAWQFTSPSNERDRPSLALPFGQPFITLMKTFGWRDTRQSPLTVREYASTALQPAILANGVLGQRFTRLSDDSSFTELALQEQSLETLINETVMKTLTRKPTAEELKLFTELLEPGYAERVNSSAEIVSRERLPRNLVGWSNHLSPRANEIKVELEAAVKKGDPPTQRLNDDWRNRYEDMLWSLLNSPEFIFVP